A window from Toxoplasma gondii ME49 chromosome IX, whole genome shotgun sequence encodes these proteins:
- a CDS encoding kinesin motor domain-containing protein (encoded by transcript TGME49_267370), producing the protein MVTGTPAITTVFAELCWENPPCAWKIVFGPKSVGIDTEKARLSRSDPAAQGTLDQQKRDAGCFLHSSSSLAEFTFSGSIFDEGTATTRVYKNIVQPLVIQVTEGISSTVIACGGKGSGKTFTLFGTHDHPGVIFNALQDLFNHIASYRHPASPRTKPRTNAPQFLAWNLEPHKWLDQEYEFSVRCSYVEIREHAIVDLLHCAADFVPTDILPTLALRRTPKGKPFIEGVTERPGTSVEELVRELARAAALKKARDKLFPERPSSGVVTITVEKARIGRKTQLSSERASPPRHGSDRNASENSLSSFSDSPDPQESPIQIPQITRAALTFVETQGTEGLALPDRGAYENQSLFVMAEDLLSLTNSENGKAASSSWAGSTLTQILYPAVHGDSNLSVIITIDPADSCLDVSLPTLRFGSRISGGRRTLRVTQISRGSSHLRALHLTLSRHFRHIQSVRRKRKEDEEGLQLLRQLDLEQTRATGTDQSWWLPSSAEARDTLSQLEEDLTAARRQILVGGAADWSVLEGSRLSNLLSILSVFHDRRFVRETLGEDTSRRRPDLTLPDSPSERRDLTWNEPVFPESARLDGLNLVADVLGELRVMKASPNPHLTALLSTSTTLSLSPASPRLAPPSSYRVAAPEGAFLCPASAPVLHSSSSLHSPTVAVLPRNFPSPAPPSGTSEQVGASPSNRTRLVNITQRQRSMQGLFPPTSPAVSPAGFSPAWAGSLYRRDCGPLKTAPSQASQEPFRRTPGAFFPSFVQSASDPILSSFPLHSGGRVCTPRDAGCPDRTYPGFWCGASCQPQNQFSPPAPENAPFTIRAVVTAPVVAPLANLFAQAGSDRKTSCSNFGERRLFVGMLTFSRSSQSNASQDDVDRAMEDLERSLAELRNSFVDRKELTSLETQTGADPSLRVDTVLLSPGSLDSKWSPLPADASGALGGRDREGGQQFCVVATHAAARSRDAREATLSSSSQSHVSSEAEGEVGGELERKASTHETNTTSSFEGFLESLTQLPQSNALTLEEKEASWERQAREGPGAEADGNQDLLDTASRLQDEILDLLENPSGGPSHACGEVLERGEARTLSESLSGSRVFELTSSASLSPQVESASTSEPTAVAHGFRDADPSEEELETNRQSHRDSAVPSPSRIRVRLSVEGEEEHQHMSSRRESPLSLQSRRASQATFIGTPSQLLFSLDREETGKPRGIALRGTEPGHAGLPYRRRRHSSSVSSSSVSSSSSSSSSSPREVGGTSSMGHLPCHRRQRGGESWVVSSSQKDVETESGFCLPEPRAEDRRGDTKQGLYFQGTLRPWTHLSTPGIVVPRTEKTPEERLAAQRARLSGRRRGDDSRGQGDKKHRTSSRERRRVQRSSSGSSERREEQRERRDRSVERTRPTEVDEVKLLQEKLVELQRQLQQKVDRINSLSSNACERRPPVSFVIPAFGSSELKTGDKDLYPTGFLSQPSALPPVTTAASSTPPPTAPASPAPNAFPCTVQSSPTGLQVPAQPAPASSFSFPASALQRNFSPLSFIQSVSGAAPVVGLASPPVHVLQGASSQVLSASSCLSPVVLTPSTFGLAAAPSAVVAFNSAAPASHPLAEKIPEPTRCSTCDGTLSERSSSSLSSGEEAVPASSDEFQKTDTACSHDSSFSFRAEKKSSEQRENASSEQGPNAPAASEGGDTVVLKGEGSLSGFGVSGGGATLRVSTSPESRRLQSPRFPSPLETQDGGAASEAVHASAAPSQIQSGIHGLYDQQTPGERRVYVNSDNERCGGYTRFANSAQGVCAPSYGGSPAPVGVTVTTTSATPGNAYSASSLFPRYASPAAASRPLGASSRAPAEGMQSEMPRVVCTIIRDSKGLPLDLIPGDGHPLRESSRVVYPFSPDSRGALPGDVTGQPLPSSIFASHRRPEPAASMPPRPASPLQGSLHFPRLSASSGAQLRTPESPSASTRRCGLRCPYTSEAREDYRDFEIRQGWRQSRKPVDADFFYAGLGGPIRLEARERSPQKDRGRPAARSASRGGIFGDGLFGFFERKVRDFWETRPGATSVPPRRPSRKAVLVARPADDGGSKKFWPNWYHVLPPPNHVEFKRRGSIGDSRRRSYSGGPPSPQTRISRDRSLSVPRGFPKWKCGQDGPVQSVVLLDESPNEKTEPPSRKTQEPRRTTGGEGGASKEKPTQPSLSEEDGKSEKILGKKKTASKEVTNESAATCPKGMAKDSNKSGSRESKASPATVASPTLLAFAQSTPVVFSPQVVAQGLPGAPGATPPLIFDPLWPGSSLSPAPCLLTHSALPVVGQQAIPLVNAPSPASTGPGMCGKADATAAPESCSVPESCASFARSFGDICRQLLGRQTEERKQGAAATPTQSLLPKFPFFMDFKRPPPGAKPYPGPVFEIGVLKSSK; encoded by the exons ATGGTGACGGGAACTCCCGCGATAACGACGGTGTTTGCAGAACTATGTTGGGAAAACCCGCCATGTGCGTGGAAGATCGTTTTTG GTCCCAAGTCCGTCGGAATCGACACCGAGAAGGCAAGACTGTCCCGGTCCGATCCCGCGGCGCAAGGCACTCTAGACCAACAGAAACGCGATGCAGGCTGCTTTCTGcactcgtcgtcttctcttgcaGAATTTACCTTTAGCGGCAG CATCTTCGACGAAGGCACGGCAACGACAAGAGTATACAAAAATATTGTGCAGCCTCTTGTCATTCAAGTGACTGAG GGAATCAGCAGCACGGTGATTGCGTGCGGAGGCAAAGGCAGCGGGAAGACCTTCACGCTTTTCGGAACGCATGACCACCCGGGCGTGATTTTCAACGCTCTTCAAGATCTTTTCAATCACATTGCCTCTTACCGGCATCCCGCCTCACCACGGACAAAGCCCCGAACCAACGCGCCACAGTTTCTCGCGTGGAACCTAGAGCCTCACAAGTGGCTGGACCAGGAGTACGAGTTCTCTGTGCGCTGCTCCTATGTTGAAATCCGCGAGCATGCCATTGTCGATCTGCTTCACTGCGCCGCAGACTTCGTTCCGACAGACATCCTTCCCACTCTTGCACTCCGGAGAACTCCAAAGGGGAAGCCCTTCATCGAGGGCGTCACCGAAAGACCAGGAACAAGCGTTGAAGAGCTCGTTCGAGAGCTTGCCAG agCAGCCGCTTtgaagaaagcgagggaCAAGCTCTTTCCAGAGCGCCCATCGAGCGGTGTGGTGACAATCACAGTGGAGAAAGCTCGAATCGGGAGGAAGACTCAATTGAGCTCTGAgcgcgcttcgcctcctcgacaCGGATCGGACAGGAATGCGTCAGAAAACAGTTTAAGTTCTTTTTCGGACAGTCCGGACCCGCAGGAGTCTCCCATCCAGATTCCTCAAATCACACGCGCTGCCCTCACCTTCGTGGAGACCCAGGGGACAGAGGGTCTTGCTCTTCCCGACCGAG GCGCCTATGAAAACCAAAGTTTGTTTGTGATGGCCGAGGATCTCCTCAGTTTGACGAACTCGGAAAACGGAAAGGCGGCCTCATCCTCTTGGGCCGGCTCTACGCTCACGCAGATTCTGTACCCTGCTGTCCACGGAGATTCCAATCTTTCTGTGATCATCACCATCGACCCTGCTGACAGTTGCCTGGATGTCTCTCTTCCCACGCTTCGCTTTGGCAGTCGCATTTCTGGCGGACGTCGCACGCTTCGTGTCACTCAGATCTCACGTGGAAG TTCCCACCTGCGAGCTCTGCACCTGACGCTCTCACGGCACTTTCGACACATTCAATCGGtgcggagaaaaaggaaggaggacgaggaaggcctGCAACTGCTCAGGCAGTTGGACCTCGAACAAACGCGCGCGACAGGCACTGACCAGTCCTGGTGGCTGCCGTCCAGTGCAGAGGCGAGGGACACTCTGAGTCAACTCGAGGAAGACCTCACGGCGGCCCGGCGCCAg ATTCTCGTCGGAGGCGCGGCGGACTGGTCTGTTCTGGAGGGAAGCCGCTTGTCGAACCTGTTGAGCATTTTGTCTGTTTTCCACGATCGGCGTTTCGTGCGAGAGACTCTCGGGGAAGATACCTCGCGTCGGCGCCCGGATTTGACCCTTCCCGACAGCCCCAGCGAGCGTCGCGACCTCACCTGGAACGAGCCGGTTTTCCCCGAGTCTGCTAGGTTGGACGGCCTGAATCTCGTCGCAGATGTTCTGGGGGAGCTGCGAGTCATGAAGGCCTCTCCGAACCCTCACCTCACAGCTCTTTTATCGACTTCGACgactctctccctctctccggcttctccacgactcgcgccgccttcttcatACCGCGTGGCTGCGCCCGAGGGGGCTTTCCTCTGTCCAGCCTCCGCTCCCGTCCTCCATTCGTCCTCGAGTCTCCACTCTCCCACTGTTGCAGTCCTCCCTCGCAACTTCCCTTCCCCAGCGCCACCTTCAGGTACCTCTGAGCAGGTCGGTGCCTCGCCTTCGAACCGCACGCGCCTGGTGAACATCACTCAGCGGCAGCGCAGCATGCAAGGCTTGTTTCCACCAACGAGTCCTGCAGTCTCGCCTGCTGGCTTTTCGCCCGCGTGGGCGGGGTCTCTGTACAGGCGTGACTGTGGACCCCTCAAGACAGCACCAAGTCAGGCGTCGCAGGAGCCATTTAGACGGACGCCCGGTGCCTTTTTCCCCAGCTTCGTCCAGTCTGCGTCCGACCCaatcctttcttcctttcctctccattcTGGCGGGCGTGTATGCACACCTCGAGACGCCGGCTGCCCTGACCGAACCTATCCAGGCTTCTGGTGCGGTGCCTCTTGCCAGCCGCAGAACCAGTTCTCTCCACCTGCACCGGAGAATGCGCCCTTCACGATTCGAGCTGTCGTGACCGCTCCTGTTGTCGCTCCTCTCGCAAACCTTTTTGCCCAGGCCGGATCTGACCGAAAAACATCGTGCTCAAACTTTGGCGAGCGGCGGCTGTTTGTCGGCATGCTGACTTTCTCCCGTTCCTCGCAGTCGAACGCGTCCCAGGACGACGTAGACAGAGCCATGGAGGACCTGGAGAGGTCTCTAGCGGAGCTCCGGAACTCGTTTGTAGACAGGAAAGAACTCACCTCTCTGGAGACACAAACTGGCGCAGACCCGTCGCTGAGGGTCGACACCGTTCTCCTTAGCCCAGGGTCTCTGGACTCCAAGTGGTCTCCGCTGCCAGCAGACGCGTCTGGTGCACTGGGAGGTCGAGATCGAGAGGGAGGGCAACAGTTCTGCGTCGTGGCTACACACGCAGCAGCGAGAAGTCGTGACGCGCGGGAAGCTACATTGTCGAGTAGTTCGCAGTCGCATGTCTCGAGCGAAGCCGAAGGAGAGGTCGGCGGCGAGCTGGAACGCAAGGCTTCGACACACGAGACCAACACAACTTCCTCCTTCGAAGGTTTCCTCGAGAGTCTCACACAGCTCCCACAATCCAACGCTTTGACtctggaggaaaaagaggccTCTTGGGAGAGGCAAGCACGCGAAGGACCCGgggcagaggcagacggaaACCAAGACCTGTTGGACACTGCGAGTCGGCTTCAGGACGAGATTCTCGACTTGCTCGAGAACCCCAGCGGAGGTCCTTCGCATGCGTGTGGAGAGGTTTTGGAGCGAGGCGAGGCGCGAACGCTGTCGGAGAGTTTGTCGGGCTCCAGAGTCTTTGAATTGACCTCTTCggcgtctttgtctccacaAGTTGAGTCGGCGTCGACGTCCGAGCCAACTGCCGTCGCTCATGGCTTCCGCGACGCAGATccaagcgaagaagaactcgaAACAAACCGACAGAGCCACCGAGACAGCGCCGTTCCTTCGCCGTCGCGGATTCGGGTCCGCCTATCtgtcgagggagaagaagaacatcAACACATGAGCAGCCGAAGAgagtctccgttgtctctgcAGTCGCGACGCGCCTCTCAAGCCACTTTCATCGGGACTCCGTCGCAGCTCCTGTTTTCCCTGGATCGCGAAGAAACTGGCAAGCCAAGAGGGATCGCTCTACGAGGGACAGAGCCTGGACACGCAGGTCTTCCTTACCGGCGCAGAAGACATTCTTcgtccgtttcttcgtcttccgtttcttcgtcgtcctcttcctcctcgtcgtcgcccCGGGAGGTCGGTGGAACCTCCTCGATGGGGCACCTTCCTTGCCACCGACGTCagcgaggcggagagagctGGGTCGTATCTTCTTCGCAAAAAGATGTGGAGACCGAGAGCGGCTTCTGCTTGCCGGAACCGCGGGCTGAAGACCGGCGTGGAGACACGAAGCAGGGCCTGTACTTCCAGGGGACGCTGCGGCCGTGGACGCACTTGTCGACTCCGGGGATCGTCGTTCCCAGGACCGAAAAGACTCCAGAGGAACGACTGGCCGCGCAGAGGGCGAGGCTCTCTGGGAGGCGGCGTGGAGACGACAGCCGCGGCCAAGGCGACAAGAAGCACCGGACTTCGTCTCGCGAACGACGGAGGGTCCAAAGAAGTTCCAGTGGAAGctcggagagaagggaagagcaacgagagcgaagagaccgAAGCGTGGAAAGGACCCGCCCCACCGAAGTCGACGAAGTGAAGCTTCTCCAGGAGAAACTCGTCGAGCTCCAGCGTCAGCTCCAGCAGAAAGTAGATCGAATCAACTCGCTCTCGAGTAACGCTTGCGAGCGTCGACCGCCTGTTTCCTTCGTCATCCCGGCTTTCGGATCCTCGGAGCTGAAAACCGGAGACAAGGACCTTTACCCCACCGGTTTCCTGTCTCAGCCTTCTGCCTTGCCGCCTGTCACCaccgctgcttcttccactcCGCCTCCGACCGCCCCTGCTTCTCCCGCCCCCAACGCCTTTCCGTGCACCGTTCAGAGTAGTCCTACCGGCCTTCAGGTCCCGGCGCAGCCGGCTCCCGCCTCGAGCTTCAGCTTCCCGGCCTCGGCTCTCCAGCGAAATTTCAGTCCTCTCTCGTTTATTCAAAGCGTCTCTGGAGCCGCTCCCGTCGTCGGCCTCGCTTCCCCGCCTGTCCACGTGCTTCAAGGCGCCTCCAGCCAGGTTCTAAGTGCCTcgtcgtgtctctccccgGTGGTCCTGACGCCGTCGACTTTTGGTCTCGCCGCAGCGCCCAGTGCAGTGGTGGCTTTCAACTCGGCTGCTCCCGCATCGCACCCGCTTGCGGAGAAAATTCCGGAGCCGACGCGGTGCTCCACGTGCGACGGGACTCTGTCGGAAcgttcgtcgtcgtcgctgtcgagCGGCGAAGAGGCAGTCCCCGCTTCCAGCGACGAGTTccagaaaacagacacgGCCTGCAGCCACgactcgtccttctcctttcgcgcggaaaagaagtcgagtgaacagagagaaaacgcctcTTCCGAACAGGGGCCTAACGCGCCTGCGGCGTCGGAGGGCGGAGACACTGTGGTCCTTAAAGGCGAGGGGAGTTTGAGCGGCTTTGGTGTCTCGGGCGGAGGCGCGACGTTGAGAGTGTCGACAAGTCCAGAGTCCCGGCGTCTGCAGTCACCGAGGTTTCCTTCACCCTTGGAGACGCAGGACGGTGGCGCGGCTTCTGAGGCGGTTCATGCATCAGCTGCTCCGTCCCAGATTCAGAGCGGCATTCACGGCCTCTACGATCAGCAGACCcctggagagcgaagagTCTATGTGAACTCAGACAACGAACGTTGCGGCGGATACACCCGATTCGCGAATTCTGCGCAGGGTGTCTGTGCGCCGTCCTACGGAGGGTCGCCTGCTCCCGTCGGTGTGACTGTCACAACAACTTCAGCAACACCAGGAAACGCGTACTCAGCTTCCAGTTTGTTCCCTCGTTATGCATCTCCAGCCGCCGCGTCTAGGCCTCTGGGTGCTTCTTCACGGGCGCCTGCAGAGGGCATGCAGTCGGAGATGCCTCGTGTTGTCTGCACGATAATTCGCGATTCAAAGGGGCTCCCGCTGGACCTCATTCCCGGCGACGGGCATCCGCTGAGGGAATCCTCTCGAGTGGTGTATCCATTTTCGCCGGACTCCCGTGGAGCCTTGCCTGGAGATGTGACAGGCCAGCCTCTTCCGTCCTCGATTTTCGCCTCGCACAGACGTCCAGAACCTGCGGCGTCGATGCCCCCTCGCCCCGCTTCTCCCCTGCAAGGCTCACTGCACTTTCCTCGGCTCTCCGCGTCGAGTGGAGCGCAGCTGCGGACCCCCGAATCTCCCTCGGCCTCTACGCGTCGTTGCGGCCTGCGCTGTCCATACACCTCAGAGGCGCGGGAGGACTACCGGGACTTCGAGATTCGCCAGGGCTGGCGGCAGAGCCGAAAGCCTGTGGACGCTGACTTCTTTTACGCCGGTTTGGGGGGTCCGATTCGcttggaggcgagagaaagaagcccTCAGAAGGACCGAGGAAGGCCGGCGGCGCGCAGTGCGAGCAGAGGCGGCATCTTTGGTGATGGCCTCTTTGGATTCTTCGAACGAAAAGTTCGAGACTTCTGGGAGACGCGCCCTGGGGCCACCAGCGTTCCGCCCAGACGACCCAGCAGAAAAGCAGTGCTCGTCGCGAGACCCGCAGACGATGGAGGCTCGAAAAAGTTCTGGCCAAACTGGTACCACGTCCTCCCGCCTCCAAATCATGTCGAGTTCAAAAGACG GGGAAGCATCGGAGACTCGCGTCGCCGGTCGTACTCTGGTGGCCCACCTTCGCCGCAAACTCGAATTTCCAGGGATCGTTCTTTGTCTGTTCCTCGAGGCTTTCCAAAGTGGAAATGTGGGCAAGACGGTCCCGTTCAGAGCGTAGTTTTACTCGACGAAAGTCCAAATGAAAAGACAGAACCGCCAAGTCGAAAGACACAAGagccgagaagaacgacAGGTGGAGAGGGAGGCGCCTCGAAAGAAAAGCCGACGCAGCCTTCCCTTTCCGAGGAAGACGGCAAATCAGAAAAGATTttagggaagaagaaaacagcttCGAAGGAGGTGACCAACGAGAGTGCTGCGACCTGCCCGAAGGGGATGGCAAAGGACTCGAACAAAAGCGGCAGCCGCGAAAGCAAGGCGTCGCCTGCAACTGTCGCCTCGCCCACTCTCCTTGCCTTTGCGCAGTCGACTcccgtcgttttctctccgcaaGTGGTTGCGCAGGGCTTGCCAGGAGCGCCGGGAGCGACTCCGCCGCTGATCTTCGATCCGCTCTGGCCCGGCTCGAGTCTCTCCCCtgctccgtgtctcctcacTCACTCGGCTCTGCCTGTAGTAGGGCAGCAGGCGATTCCACTTGTGAATGCCCCCTCTCCAGCTTCGACTGGTCCGGGGATGTGCGGCAAGGCAGACGCGACCGCTGCTCCTGAGAGCTGTTCAGTCCCTGAAAGCTGTGCTTCCTTTGCGAGAAGTTTCGGGGACATCTGCAGACAGTTGCTCGGACGGCAAACTGAGGAGCGGAAGCAAGGCGCAGCGGCGACTCCGACGCAGTCTCTCCTCCCAAAGTTCCCCTTCTTCATGGACTTCAAACGCCCGCCTCCGGGAGCCAAGCCGT ACCCCGGCCCCGTGTTCGAGATTGGAGTTCTCAAGTCCAGCAAATGA